Genomic window (Lewinellaceae bacterium):
TTTTCTCCGTTCAGTATTTTCTTATTGTATTCCCCCAGGGGATTGCCCAGGGCGATGGCGTTGTCAAAATGTTTTCCGGCCTCATCGGCTTTGCCTTCTGCATCGGCAATGATGCCCAACAGCACCTCTACGCTGCCGGCCATGTGCTTGTCAGCGGAGCCGGCCTTGCTCAGCGCTTCCGTTTGGGCATAGAAGCGGGCCCGGCCGTAGTCTTTCAGCAGGGTGAGCGCGCAGGCCTTGTTGAGGTAGGCAGGGGCATAGCCGGCATCCAGGCCGAGGGCGTAATCGAAATAATTGACGGCTTTGCGGAGCAGGGCTTCCCGTTTTTCGGCAAACCCACTGCCCCGGGAGCTTTTGAAATCCAGCTCCAGTTGAAGCGGGTAGCTGTATTTCACCTCGTTTTCATTGAAATACATCAGGGCTTCATAAGTAGCCAGGACACCCAGGTTGTTGTACAATTCCCGGCTCTGATAATCTCCCAGAATGTACTCAAAGAGGAGTTGGGCCGCCTGGTATTCCTCCGCCGACTGAGCGGTGATCGCCATGAGGTTGGCCACATCGAAGACGTTGGCCAGCTCATTGACTCTCTGGGCAGAGCTCTGCGACATGGCCCGGCGGTCGGATAAACTGGGGTAGCCATCGATCTGATCTTCCAATCCGTATTTATGATACAGAGCAGCCATGAACTCATCTCCTTTTCCAAAGACGTCATAGCCGGCGGAATAAGCCAGGAAGCCTCCCAGGTAATCCGCCTGCGTCTCGTTGATGATCTTGGTGCTCATTTTACCGATCTCCCTTCCGATGCCCAGTCCGGCGAAAGAGCTGGAAAACTTGCCGGCCCAGCCGTGTTTTTCGTAAAAATGGATCAGCTCGTGAGCCAGCAGGGTGGCCAGGGCGTTGATGGAATCGGCTCCAAATTGCGTACAGACGTCATAGGCTTTCTCTTCCAGGATGATGCGGTTTTCGGGGTAAATGATCTTCGCCCCGTTGCTTACCGTGCCCACCAGCTCGAAAGTAGGCGGGTTGAAGCGGTTGTCCCCCCGCGCCTTTACCAGCAAATCGTAGACTCGCCGGGCGGTTTCCTGTTTGTAATCCGTTGGAGAAGCCGCTTCTTCGCCGTCGCCGGCCGGCCGGAAGACCAGGGCGTCGCTTTGGGCAGTGGCAAAAAAGGCAGCCATTAAAAAGGCTGCAAGGCATAAGATTCTAGCAAAAAAGGCATTCATTCGTTTTGGATTTTAGTGATTTATGATCTGAAAGATTTCGCGTAATTTAGCATTCGCCGGGGTAACCCTCCGGCACCTGGTCAAATAAAGTGGGCGAACCCAGGACAAGTTTCGTGCCGGATACGCCTGAATGGCAACCAAAGGTATTCCATTGCCGGCGAAAAAAAATAAAAAGATATTAAGTTATGCGGAGGCTTTTTCATAAATACCTGTACATTTTCGTTCCCTTTATTTACCCTCTCCGGAAAAAGTTACCTTCTATGAGATGCGCGCTGTTGTTTATGTTGTCCACCCTTCTGCCGTTATTCGCTTCTGCCCAGATCGGCCCAATGGCTAATAAAGGAACCGCCCGCGCCGTGATCGTCGGCATTTCCGACTATCAGGACGACCGCATCCCCGACCTGCGGTTTGCCCACCGCGACGCCGAGGCAATGGCGGATTTCCTGCTGTCCAACGCCGGCGGCAATGTGGCTCCCGAAAACATCAAGCTTTTGCTGAATGAAAAGGCCACCCGCGGCGACATAGCCATGGCTTTTTACTGGCTGGTGGAGGAAAGCAAGGCGGGCGACCGGGCCGTCATCTACTTTTCCGGCCACGGCGACCTGGAAAACAAGATCATGATGGACCAGGGGTATCTGCTGGCCTACGACGCTAAGGCGGTCAATTATATGGGCAGCGGCACTTATCCGGTCGAAATGCTGCAAAAGGTGATCCAAACCCTCAGCCTGAAGCTCAATGTGGAGGTATTGCTGATCACCGACGCCTGCCGGGCCGGCAAGCTGGCGGGCAGCGAGACGGGCGGCGTGGCGGCCACCAACGAGGGGCTGGCGCAGAAAGCTGCCAATGAGGTCAGGATCCTTTCCTGCGAATCCAACCAGTCTTCCGTAGAAAACGAGCAATGGGGCGGCGGCCGGGGCCTCTTTTCCTACTATCTCATCGACGGCCTCAAAGGGCTGGCCGACGAGGACGAAGACCAGGTGGTGATCATTCGGGAAATCCGCAACTACCTCCGGGATGAGGTTGCCAAATGGGCCGACCAGGACCCGATGACGGAGGGGCCCAGCAATAAGGAACTCTTCCGGGTTGACGAAGACACGTTGCTGGCCCTGATGGAACGCAAAAAAATGAAGAAGGAAAACATGGCTTTCGCCACCTCGCGCGGCACGCTGCCCTCTGCTGGAGATACCATAATCCATCCGCTCTACCAACAATTTGAGCAGGCTTTGGCTTCCGGCCACCTCCTTCATCCGGAGGAGGGTTCTGCCTATGCCCTGTTTCAGCAAATGCAGCAGCAGGAAGCCCTTCAACCCCTGCTGAGCGCCCAGCGCCTCAACCTGGCCGCCGCCCTTCAGAACGGCGCCCAGCAAGCCATCAATGCTTACCTGGATGCCAGCCCCGAGGAAATGGCCCGCCGCTGGCAATACGATGAAAGCTACCAGTACTACCCGGAATACCTGAGCAAAGCGGCCGAGCTGCTGGGCCCCGGCAACATCTTCTACGACGACCTCAAAGGCCGGCAGGCCTACTTCGAAGGGCTCGTCCTGCGCTTGCAGGGGGAAACCATGCCCAATAAAGATTCTATCCTCCAACTGGCCATCCAAAAACAGGAGCTGGCCATCAGCATAGACCCACTGGCTGCCCATGCCTATAATGAGCTGGGGCTGGTGTACCTGCGGTTAAAAAGTTATCAGCAAGCCCTCGGGTACTTTGAACAGGCGCACGCGCTGTCGCCTACCTGGGCGGTGCCGGTTGGCAATATCAGCGTGGCTTTTTTGGAAACGGAACGGTACGATGAGGCGGCCGCCATTGCCGAACAGGCGCTCGAACTCAGGGAAGACTACGTTCCCCCGCGCTGCAACCTGGCAAAGATCGCCTTTGTGAACCAGGACTACCCCAAAGCGATTGAACTGGCCAGGGCTTCTATTGCCTTCGACAGCGCCTTTGCCAACGCCTATTTCATCCTCGGGATAGCCCTGGAAGCCGTGGATAGCCTGGACGAGGCGCGAAAAGCTTACCGAAAGGCCCTCCAGCTCAACCCCAAAGATGCCCTGGTGAACAATAAACTGGGATACCTGTCCTATATCCAAGGCAGCTACCAGGAAGCGGAAAGCTACTACAAAGCCGCCATTCAATACCACCCTTATTTTTCAGCGCCTCACTACGACCTGGGTTTCATCTACCTTTCAAACCTGCCCGATTACCGGGAAGCTGAAAAACATTTCAGGCGGTACGTTCAATTGAAACCTGGCGACCTGGAAGGGCCGGTGCTGGTGGCCTGCGCTCTGTCTATGCAGGGCGAAGTGGAACAAGCCCTCCAATGGCTGGAACAGGCCCTGGAAGAAGGATATAAAGGATTTGAGGATTTGCGGTCGGTGTCGTTTCTGGAGAATGTGCGGGCCGCCCCTGGTTTTGAGCTGTTGCTGAGCCGGTATGAGGATTGAAGTTGTTACTTACTGAGGGGTGGGCATTATGGCGAAATAGAACGCGCCTGCCTGCCGCGAGGCGCGGCCTAGGGTGTTCAGTTAGCTCGTATTTGTATTGCTAGAATTTCCGCAGTTTTGCGCCAGTAGCCTGCCGTCAGCTGACAACTTCGAGTTGTCTGCTGACTTTTCTCTTGCCAGGGGAAGTGAGCAGACAACTCGAAGTTGTCAGCTCACATAAAATGGACAAGCTTAAGTCGAAGGCCATACAGTTCGAGCAGCCTCCTCACTTTTCCCGGCACAAAACTGCGAAATTTACAACAAGCCAATTCCGTGTTAACTGAACACCCTAGTCATTAGTTTTGCGTTTTTGGCAGGCTTCCGGGCATAGCAGGCGGAGGGCGGGCCCCCCATAGTATAGCTCGGCGGCCAGCTCGGGTTTTGCAGCCATGCTATGGGTAAGCACTTAGTCACGCCACCGGGGCTGCTACCGCCCTTAGCATTAAGGATATGGCGGCGAACCTCCTGTTGCCTTGTAGGCCTCTGCCCAGCAGCTACGGCCAGGCAGTCTGTGCCTAGGCCAGGAATAAATGCACTGTTATTTTTAAAAAACCACGGCGGCGCCTATATTTTAAAGGTGTAAAACATAAAAACTAAAAGCACCGCCATGGAATCTTTTATGAGCTCTTCTTTCGCCAAGTTTATCACGTCGTTGTTTGCCCGCCACTTCACTGCCCCGTCCTGGCAGAGCTTCGTGTTGCTCGCTTACGGGTGGGCCCTGAGCCGTTCGCGCCATACGGTGGCCAATTACATCTGGCTAAGCGGGGGTACCAAGTATAAGCATTTTTCCCGGTTTTATGTCTTTTTCAGCCGGGCGTTTTTGAGGCTGGCCGATAAATTGTGGATAGCCGTGCTGCTGCTGCTGGACAGCATGTTGCCCCCAGAGGCGGCCATCGAATTGACCGTAGACGACACCACGCGTAAAAAAAGCGGGCGCAAGATACAGGGCGCCAGCCATTACCAAAACCGGGCTGGCTCGGCCCGCCAGGAGTACCGCACCCTGTGGGGCATCAACTTTGTATATGTTATCGCTTCCTTATACTGGCACAAAGGCGGCAAAATTTTCAAGCTGGCCCTCCCGGTGGGTTTGCGGGTTTACCTCAAAGAAAAAACCGCCGCCGAGCTGGAACGCCCCTTCCATCCCCGCAGCGCCCTGGCCCGGCATATCATCGATTTCATTGTAGGGGTATTGCCCCACCGCCGTTTTATCCTCAAAGCCGACGGCGGGTATTCCACCAAAAAGTTCTTGCGGGGCTTGCCTGACAATGTCGAAGTAGACGGCCGCTTTCCGGTCAACAGCCGCTTGCTCGGCCTGCGGCCCAGGCCCAAAAAGGACAACCGCGGCCGGCCTACCGAGAAGGGCAAAGACTTGGGTACCCCGCAGGAATGGATGCAGCAGGATGAAGGCTGGATACCGCACCCCGAAGAAGAAGGCGCCTGGGTTAAAACCGTCGTCGGGATATGGCACAGCATCCTGCCGGGCGTGCCCGTCAAAGTCGTTGCCGTTTGGCGAAAGGGCGGCCTGCCGGCTGACAAGCGCTCGGGAAAAAAAGAGCTGGAAGCCTTTTTCTCTACGGATACCTCCTTAACCGAAGCCCAGGTCCTGCAGCATTATTCGCAGCGCTGGGAGGTGGAAATCGATATCCGCGACGGCTATGCTTACTATGGCCTGGGCAAGGATCAATGCCGCAACCTGGACCGTATTTATGGCGTGAATACTTTTCGTATCTTAATGGCTGCTTGCCGGACGCTATGGTTCGTACGTTACTTCGAAAAACGGCAACTGGACCTGAAAAAATATAGGCCCTGGTACCGCCTCAAGCAGCACCCTACCCAGCTGGATGTCATTTCTGCCGCCCAGGAGGCCTTCACTCGGGAAGGAGTTTCTGCCGTACCTAGGTTTATACAAGGTACGGCAGAAATGCCCCAAGGCCAGCAAGAAGACTGGCAGCAGGCCGCCTGATAATAGCAAAACTAATGCCTAGTGCCTCGCGCACTAAATAACAGGATATAAAATGGACTCTTTTGCCGCCATACTGCGTTGTTCGTCGCTCATATAGTCCCGCTATGCTCGCTCCTCACGCCTTGTCTGGCAACAAAATAGCCTCATTTTCTATACCCCGTTACTTAATGCGCGAGGCACTAGACGCGGCCTTGCAGGCAGGGATTAACGCGCCTGCCTGCCGCAAGGTGCGGCCTTGCAGGCAGGGATGCAACGGATCAGCGCGCCTGCCTGCCCGCCAGGCGAGTCACCAGCGTTCGACCGAGCTCACGCCGAGGTCCGGCCTGGCAGGGATTGGGGAGTCAAAACCTACAGATTTTCGCAGATTTTACACGCGGAATTCGCAGAAATCCGCAAAATCCGCGTCAATCCGCGTTCCTTATCCTCTGTGCTCCCAGGCAGGTATTTATGCCCACCCCTCAACTATCTAACTTGTCGATTTATGCCAGTCTGGAGACTGGCAGGTTATTCCGCATCGAGACTTCAGTCTCTCGCGAACGATGGCATTGTCGGGGCGCAATTTTCTATTGCGCTCGGACTTAAGTTTATACTAAAATAAAATGCGTCCGCCTACTACTCATTCTACCGACCGGCGCCGGGCAAAAGCCTCCCGCATCTTCTCCGGCAGTTCCTCATCGCCGGCCATTTGGGATGCTTCCTCATAGGACCGGTCGGCGTCATAGTAGAATTCCGCCTCTTCCAGGGAGGCGGCCTCCATCAGCTTTTTCAACAGGGCGTCCGCCTGTTGATAGACCTCTTCCTGCTGCAATGCCGAAATCACCTCCTCCTTTTCTTTTTCGGCGGTTACCGTAAACAAATACTTATTGGAGGTCATGCCCTCCCCTCCCGGCTGCACCACTTTCCAGGCATAAGACTTTCCGGCCTGGAGATTAAGGCCGCTGAAGTTCAGGGTGTACTCCTTTTGGCCTACCTTTTTGGAATGAATGACTTTGCCGCTTTCATCTTCGAGCATAAATTCATATTCCGGCAAGGGCTTCTTGCTTTGCCAGTGAAAGTTGAGGCTTTGGCCGGCGACCGCTTTTCCGATGGGGGTCGTGCCGATGATGTCAAATTTTTTATTGCCCCAGCCGGAGGACGTCGCGGTTGTGTCAGAACCCCTGGGGCCGTTGATGGCCGCCATCAGCATGCCGTTGAAAGTATTGGCAAAGCCCATGGCGCTGTACCTCAGTTCCTCCGCAAAAAGGTCGGCGATCGCATATTCTCCTTTGCCCTCGATGTCTTTGAACCGGCCGTTGCAATACAGCTTGGCTGTCGATTTCCCGCCGAGTTTCAGCACGCCTTTCGCATCCAGGGACTTGACGGCTTCGATTTTGGCAAATTTGGCGCCCGGCTCCGGCGCATACTTGATCTTTTTATAGGATTTGGATAAAAGGATAGGCATATCCTCCTGTGCCTGCAGGCTAAAGGCCAGCAACAGGCAACTGACGAAAAATAAGAAGTGCTTGCTCATAGTAATAATCTTTTGGGTTGAGGGAAACCAGCTTAGCGGGTAAGCTGGAAAAGTGTAACAAATTAGCAAATTCTTTAATGGCAGCCAAAACCTGGCTCAATCTTCTTTTTTTAGCTGCAGGCGGAAGACGATCCACTGGTCGGCCTTGCCCTGTTCATCGAAGCGGAAAATGATGTGTTCCCGGGGGTAAACCAGATAGGTGCCCTGCCTGCTTCTTACAGTTTGGCAACTGGTGGTGTAGAGCCCTTGGATTTTCTCGCGGCTGTCTCCCAGGCGGGCATTCAGGCGAGTGGCGCTCTCGTAGCCTTTTCCCGTGAGGTGGAAGGCGGCATACTCCTTGCCATTATCGGCATAATGCACCAGCATTTTGGAATGATCAAAATGCTGGAGCCCGCAGAATACGTTGCCTCCCATGTCCAACTGAATTTCGGGCTCCGGTTTTTCCAGGTAGTCTTCCAGCAGCAGGCCGTCGATGCGCTCTACGCCTTTGACAAAGTTGAGCATCCCAATTTCAGTGGAAGCTTCTCCATTGAGGACAGACAAGTTAAGGCTGGCAAGCGTATTGCCTTCATCCGCCAGGGGCTGAAGCAATTGGCCCGCCGCTTCCTGGTTGCCTTCGGAGGCCTCGATGACGCCCAGCAGCACTTGCGCGTCGCGGGTTTCCGCCGCCAGGCCCAACTTTTCGCTGAGCTTGCGG
Coding sequences:
- a CDS encoding tetratricopeptide repeat protein, which produces MRCALLFMLSTLLPLFASAQIGPMANKGTARAVIVGISDYQDDRIPDLRFAHRDAEAMADFLLSNAGGNVAPENIKLLLNEKATRGDIAMAFYWLVEESKAGDRAVIYFSGHGDLENKIMMDQGYLLAYDAKAVNYMGSGTYPVEMLQKVIQTLSLKLNVEVLLITDACRAGKLAGSETGGVAATNEGLAQKAANEVRILSCESNQSSVENEQWGGGRGLFSYYLIDGLKGLADEDEDQVVIIREIRNYLRDEVAKWADQDPMTEGPSNKELFRVDEDTLLALMERKKMKKENMAFATSRGTLPSAGDTIIHPLYQQFEQALASGHLLHPEEGSAYALFQQMQQQEALQPLLSAQRLNLAAALQNGAQQAINAYLDASPEEMARRWQYDESYQYYPEYLSKAAELLGPGNIFYDDLKGRQAYFEGLVLRLQGETMPNKDSILQLAIQKQELAISIDPLAAHAYNELGLVYLRLKSYQQALGYFEQAHALSPTWAVPVGNISVAFLETERYDEAAAIAEQALELREDYVPPRCNLAKIAFVNQDYPKAIELARASIAFDSAFANAYFILGIALEAVDSLDEARKAYRKALQLNPKDALVNNKLGYLSYIQGSYQEAESYYKAAIQYHPYFSAPHYDLGFIYLSNLPDYREAEKHFRRYVQLKPGDLEGPVLVACALSMQGEVEQALQWLEQALEEGYKGFEDLRSVSFLENVRAAPGFELLLSRYED
- a CDS encoding transposase, producing MESFMSSSFAKFITSLFARHFTAPSWQSFVLLAYGWALSRSRHTVANYIWLSGGTKYKHFSRFYVFFSRAFLRLADKLWIAVLLLLDSMLPPEAAIELTVDDTTRKKSGRKIQGASHYQNRAGSARQEYRTLWGINFVYVIASLYWHKGGKIFKLALPVGLRVYLKEKTAAELERPFHPRSALARHIIDFIVGVLPHRRFILKADGGYSTKKFLRGLPDNVEVDGRFPVNSRLLGLRPRPKKDNRGRPTEKGKDLGTPQEWMQQDEGWIPHPEEEGAWVKTVVGIWHSILPGVPVKVVAVWRKGGLPADKRSGKKELEAFFSTDTSLTEAQVLQHYSQRWEVEIDIRDGYAYYGLGKDQCRNLDRIYGVNTFRILMAACRTLWFVRYFEKRQLDLKKYRPWYRLKQHPTQLDVISAAQEAFTREGVSAVPRFIQGTAEMPQGQQEDWQQAA